GTCATCTTTGCACAGGGACCATGCTAATCTTCTCAGTGtcattccaattttagtatatgtgctgcaAAGTGAACactcattaattttaaataatgagaaaGTCACACGGCAACATCTGACTTTCAAAAGACCTCAGAATGAAACCGCTTTTGGGAGGGAGTGTTTCCCAAGTCAGATGCCCACAGAATCCTAGCACTTGGTCTTTCTGTCCTACTTAGGAGAAGAGAAGGGCAACAGCTATTTCATTTGTTCTTGCCCAGGTTGTTCTTTCACTTGCTGATTAGGAAGAAGCTAAGTATCTATTACCATCAGAGTTGGAGAACACTGCAGAAGCCTGTTGAATGTGAGGAGAATTGGCCAGAGCATTGATAGAAGTAAAGAGAACGTGGGAGAATTAATGAATCAAAGTCAGTTCTTGAAGATATCTTAAATATTAACAAGCTTAATCCTCTTATTTTGTAGATACTGAGACTGAGGCTTGAAGGATGACAGTGACTTTTCCAGTTTACAGCTCCTAGAAACCATGTCTCCTGAATCTCAGTCCAATGATATCCCTTCCAGAGAAGCAATGATAGATGCTTTGATGCCCGATGCACTCCTTGCTGCCTGTTGCAATAACCCAGAACTCTTCTCATCTTTTCACAGTCCCAGAGATTCCTCAAATATTCTGCTTTCCTCTGTCAGCCCTATCCCCATATCCTCATGTGATTTGTTTTTTCCAGTGTTTTTTGACTCaccttttcttcattattttccaCTCTGGATAACAGAactctttcctctgcttctaaACACTGCAATACCACAAAAGGACGACAAGAAAAATTAGAGActactttggattttttttctgggtgtaaTTGCAGAGTATGCCTGTCCATTTAGCTCTCTGTAACTATTGGAATAAAATGGAGCAACATTAATAACATCAGTTTTACAGCAAGTGAAAGTTACAAATTCTCAAAATTTTCTACGAGTGATTGAAGTTTAAAGATATCCTtgccctcaacaaaatattagcaaatcaaatacaacaatacattaaaagggaTCACATACCacaatcaaatgggatttattccagggattcagggatggtttaaaatctgcaaataaatcaatgtgatacaccacgttaacaaaatgaaaaataaaagtcacatgatcatctcaacagatgcagagaaagcatttgacaagctccaacatccatttatgataaaaaaaaaaactctcaataaaatgggtacagaaggaaagtacctcaacataataaaggccctatatgacaaacccatagccgacatcatactcaatggtggaaaactgaaagccgtccctttgagaacaggaacacgacaaggatgcccactctcaccactcttattcaatgttgtactggaagttttggtcagagcaattaggtaataaaactaaataaaaggcagccaaagtggaaaggaagaaataaaactgtcactatttgcagatgacatgattctatatatagaaaaccctaaagaatctaccaaaaaactattagaaataataaaaaaatgcagtaaagttgcaggtacaaaatgaacatacaaaaatcagttgcatttctatgcactaacagcaaaatagcagaaagagaaatcaagaatacaattccatttataatcacaacaaaaagaacaaaatacctaggaacaaatttacccaaggaagtaaaagatctatacactgaaaactataagagattattgaaagaaattggagaaaatataaagaaatggaaaaatattccatgatcatggattggaagaataaacatagttaaaatgtccatattacctaaagcaatctacagattcaatgaaatcccaatcagaatcccaaagacattcttcatggaaatagaacaaagaatcctaaaatttatatagaacaataAAAGATCCcagatagccaaaacaatctgagaaaaaagaccaaagttcgaggtatcatactccctgaattcaaaatatactacaaaattatagtaatcaaaacagcatggtactggcaggaatacagacacacagattaatggaacagagttgaaagtgcaaaaataaaaccacacttctatggacagataatctttgacaaaggagcaaagaatatacagtggagaaaggaaagtctcttcaataaatgttgttgggaaaattggacaaccatgtgcaaaagaatgaaagtagaccattattttgcatgacacacaaaaattaactcaaaatggattagacttgaatgtaagacctgaagccataaaactctcagaagaaaatataggcagtacactctttgacattggtatTAGCAGtatgttttcaaataccatgtctactcaggcaagggaaacaaaaggaaaaataaacaagtgggacaacatcggactaaaaaccttctgcactgcaaaggaaactattgacaaaatgaaaagacaacctaccaattgagagaaaatatttgcaaatcatatatctgacagggAGTTAAGTtcctaaatatgtaaagaactcatacaactcaacaacagaaaaaacaaaccacctgatcaaaaaatgggcagaggatatgagcagacattttttttccaaagaagatatatagatgaccaacaggcacatgaaaaaatgttcaacatcgctaattattagggaaatgcaaattaaaactacaaggagatatcaccttacacccatcagaatgtttataattagcaagacaagaaataataagtgtttgagaggatgtggagaaaagagaaccctcatacactgctcgtgggaatgcaaactggtgcagccactatgaaaaacagtatggatatttctcaaaaaattaaaaatacaaataccatatgatccagctattccactattgggtatttatccaaaaaacatgaaatcagtaactcaaaaatatttatgtacccctatgttcattgcagcattgttccccatagccaagacacggaagcaacccaagtgcccgaaaaatgatgaatagataaagaagatgtggtatatatatatacaatggaatactactcagccataaaaatttgtgacaacatggatggaccttgacagtattatgctaagcaaaataagtcagacaaagtcaaataccacatgatttcgctcatatgtggataagataaacagacaaacaaatagataaggagaacagattagtggttaccagaggagaaggagatggggagagggcgaaagggataaaggggcacgtatgtacagtgacagataaaaactggactgttggtggtaaacacaatgtagactatatagaaactgaaatatagtaacgtatacctgaaatttacacaatcttgtaagccaatatgacctcagtataataattttaaaaaacccttgctatggggctggcctagtggcgcagtggttaagttcgcatgttccacttcggtggcccggggtttgccggttcagatcccttgtgtggacatggcaccgcttggcaagccatgctgtggtaggcgtcccacatataaagtagaggaggatgggcacggatgttagctcagggccagtcttcctcagcaaacagaggaggattggcagcagttagctcagggctagtcttcctcaaaaaataaataaataaaataaaataaaataaaataaaataaatccttgCTAAAATTGGATCCAATATAGCAAAGTATGTGATCTTCTTTTAATgcacaataataataactacccaCTTCCTTCAAATGGATATTTTATAGTcctcatttgtatttttcattatctGTAGTTTTTAGGGAACACAGGATTTACAGATATAGaatcaaataaaacattaaaaaattagtattagcaataaatgtttcaaaaaagtttttaataaaaacgCACACTTAttagtaacatttaaaaaatctgaaaaaacaggaaaaagttaTCTCCAAAGAAAGTCCTGCTCAATTCCATAGATATTTATGGAGTACCAGCACTGTGAAAGGAGCAGTGAAGaatataaagaacagaaaaaaggtaAAGCACAATCTTTTTGTATAAAGAGCATACAATTTTTATGAAAGGCAAGACACCTTCCCCAGATGTAATTTATCTCTTGATATTGAATCAACTGGGTCTAATAAACGCTACCCACTGTACTAGATACTGGGAATTCAAAGATGAGTGCCACATTCTCCATTCCCAAGGAACTCACAActattgaaatatttcttttcccattcagatggtataaaaaaaaattatgaactaCTAGTGGATTTCAAAAGAGCAAGATAGACAACTCAGTGCCAATCCCTAGTAAAATTCTGGAAATGCATGATTAAACAGGTCATTTTTAAGCATTTTGAAAAGCCTGGCGATTACTAAGAGCCCGTATGAAGTGACCCAAGATAAATCCTGCCAAATgcaccttatttttaaaataaggcttCGAAATGGTTAGGGTTATACAAGTGCTGTATGAAAGGATTTGATATGCTTCCTGCGATATCCTTCTTGGAGAGAGGGTTTATTATAGATTGGATGGTGAATTGGTTATATTTTGCTGCAAAACAAACCATtccaaacttaatggcttaaaatatcAATGAGTTTATTTGCCCATGTTTCTGTGGGTCAGCATTTTGGGCtagctcagctgggcagttcttctgGTCTTACTGGAGTCACTAATGTGGCTGCAGTCTTCTGGTGGGTTGACTGGGTTGCTTTAGGGAGCCTCAACTTGATGGCTTCTCTCTGCTCCACAGGTTCTCGTCCTAGCCTTGGCTTCTTCACGTGGCAGTCTCAGGGCAGCAAGAGAGGATAGTTCCCAAAGGGTAAGTGTGAGCCTCTGCTTGAAACACATTTGCcaatgtcccattggccaaagcaagtcacatagccATGAGGAGAGGGGACCATCTAAAGGTATGGATACAGGAAAGTGGGATTCACTATGGGGATCATAATTGTGACAATGTACCACAGATGGTATTAATTGAACATATTTCTATCTAGTTGGACAACAATTTCCAAAGAGGACTACCATAGATGCTGCATTCAGCCTGtcctattctagatatttattaatgatttggatgaaggaaataaaatatgattataatTTTGACCAGGACGCAAAACtatgatgaataaaataaactctGAAGATAACTTTGGCTTTTTGGATCAGTTGGCCAAAACCAATAAAAACACAGTATATCAGTGTGAAATGAAAAGTCCTACATCTATGttagtaaaataaattatggtcAGGCAGAATTAAAAGCTATATGAAAACTATGTGGAGGTTTTATTTGATACTAAATTTTTGAGGCTAACATGATCAAgatgaattaatgaaaatatagTCCACAGGTCATGAAAAGTAACAGTTCCCCAGAATGAAATATTCCCAGTGtattgtgtttatttctgggtgaAAATCTGTAGAAGGGTATGGAGCCAGAGAAAATCTAAAAAGTGGCTGGTATGATGAGAGGGTTCAAATATAATCTCCTGAAGAAAAGTTGATAGAGTGCTTGCTCTAGAGAAAAGGGACTGATGACTGTAGAAGATGCAAAATCTGTCCTAATACATGTGAAGGGCTGTCATGTAGAAGAAAGCTCTAGAGGCTAAAAACAGAATTCACGGGAGGAAGTAGTTTGtagatagatgttagctcaagatgAGGAGCTAACTTTAACAACTCGAGTTGTCCAACAAGAAATGAAGTATCTTACAAGTTAATGGTCTGTCTCCTTGGAAGGTCATGCAGAGTCTGGAACACAGAGATGCTGTAGAAGAGATTCATGAGGAATCCAAGATTCAATGATGCCCGCTTTGTTCTTCTCCTATATTTCCacttattaaattaaataagattttcctccatttttgttATCCTTTTTATTACTGGAGTGCTCTTTAAAAGTTATGACGAGAATCATGAGTTTTCATTTTGGTTAACgaaacaaaaaactttaaaaaaagtccCACTTCCTTTGGCTAACTTCAGTGCTTTTTCTGCCATTCAGGACCTGCTGGCCAATATTTAGAACATAATATTATGATCTTGGAAGGAACACATGGAAACTTCTAGTTCAACTCTGCCATTTCAGAAATAACGAAGGTGAagcccagagagacagagagcctTGCCTGAGGTTACACGTACTCCTACTGGCAGAGCAAGCCTCGAACAAGGAGTGTGGCATTGTAAGAAGACAGTGTAGTCTCTAGATTTCTAAAAACTGTGTTTTCATTGTGGATATGTCTTTTATTAGCCATCTTAGTTTCTTGTCTAAAAAATGAAGACAGTGATACTTACCACAGGCTAAGTGAGATAACCCATATAAAGTGCCCAGTATACAATAGGTGTCCAAGAAATGTTGATGCTCCTTCTTTCATGCCCAGGACATCATGTTGCCCTACGTGATGTAGCTATATTTCAATTAGACAATAGTATTCATTTCCTCTGGTGCTCCTAGAATAATGGGCCATGTCTCATTTTGATGAAGACATTCCCGGCTCACGCATGTCATCCCAGCATAACTATTAATAGCATCCCACTTCACTCTCAAAAGTgatccaattttaaaaagtcataggATCATCCTACCTAGAACTTTTTCAGGGCTTTTTTTAGGGCATCTTTTAGTTCCCTGTTCCTCATACTATAGATCAAGGGGTTTAAAATGGGAGTGATAAAAGTGTAGACCACGGACACCACCCGGCCCATCTCAGGAGAGTAACTGGAACTGGGGGACAAGTATATGAAGCTGGTGCAGCCGTACTGCAGGAGGACCACTAAGATGTgagaggagcaggtggagaaggctcGGCGGCGCCCTTCTGCTGACCGGATCCTCAAAATGGCTGCCACGATGAAGACATAGGAGATGGAGATCAGCGAGAGGGGGATGCTTAGGACGATGAAGCTGATAATATACAGGGCAGTCTTGTGAACACGTGTATCTGCACAAGCCAGGCGCATGACTGCAGGCATGTCACAGTAGAAGTGATAGATTTCATTGCTGTTGCAGAATGGAAGATGGAAGATTAAAATTGTCAGTGGCATCGACAGCAAAAACCCCAGCACCAGGGAC
This sequence is a window from Equus caballus isolate H_3958 breed thoroughbred chromosome 12, TB-T2T, whole genome shotgun sequence. Protein-coding genes within it:
- the OR10V1 gene encoding olfactory receptor family 10 subfamily V member 1, whose protein sequence is MEEINKTADVRFFFHPFSADPTVQVVIFVAFLVMYLTSLSGNATIAVIVQINHSLHTPMYFFLANLAVLEIFYTSSIAPLALANLISMGKTPVSITGCGTQMFFFVFLGGADCVLLAVMAYDRFTAICYPLRYTLIMSWPLCVELMGGSLVLGFLLSMPLTILIFHLPFCNSNEIYHFYCDMPAVMRLACADTRVHKTALYIISFIVLSIPLSLISISYVFIVAAILRIRSAEGRRRAFSTCSSHILVVLLQYGCTSFIYLSPSSSYSPEMGRVVSVVYTFITPILNPLIYSMRNRELKDALKKALKKF